In a single window of the Aquarana catesbeiana isolate 2022-GZ linkage group LG13, ASM4218655v1, whole genome shotgun sequence genome:
- the ISM2 gene encoding isthmin-2, with translation MWGAILILFFLSCRLDTLPGAPPARPGPHQDRQRSEVNPGSREQTSHRTDQSQEEAAPFILDLQSLSGANLTSENPNIQVTIEVDPASQAEVELDLSDTRTDWADPNWVSQHELFWPLFWEYNDIPGGETSTPGPSGSEIVGDYSSQYEWEDNILSGRDPNGENWISEDKYHYDYEEEEWSSWSPCSATCGHPSQKRTRSCGYSCTATESRVCDLLPCPGEDNAENSTLLWETLASRGTPAPDSAHLDSCDRWLTCKSEFLSNYLHRVLTELPSCPCSYPSEAVYSSLVLRDEKLARSFRWRDASGNRERLDIYNPGARFCLRSLLTRDSSSLGAQHCCYDHSLKLVTRGHAAAIPNLISADFSPELHHKADVLPWILCKGDWSRIHSLRPPNNGRGCPENPPEEEYLAQLQEAREF, from the exons ATGTGGGgcgccatcctcatcctcttcttcCTGAGCTGCCGACTGGACACCCTCCCAGGGGCCCCTCCCGCCCGCCCGGGGCCCCACCAG GACAGACAGAGATCAGAGGTGAACCCAGGGAGCCGAGAACAGACATCACACAGGACAGACCAAAGTCAGGAGGAGGCGGCACCATTCATCCTGGACCTGCAGAGCCTATCAGGGGCCAACCTGACCTCTGAGAACCCCAACATCCAG GTGACGATTGAGGTGGATCCGGCGTCTCAGGCGGAGGTGGAATTGGATTTGTCGGATACGCGGACGGACTGGGCGGACCCGAATTGGGTGTCTCAGCATGAGCTCTTCTGGCCGCTCTTCTGGGAGTACAATGACATCCCTGGTGGGGAGACTTCCACCCCGGGCCCCTCGGGGTCAGAGATTGTGGGCGACTATTCCTCGCAGTATGAATGGGAGGACAACATCCTGAGCGGTCGAGATCCCAATGGAGAGAACTGGATCTCGGAGGACAAATATCATTACG ATTACGAGGAGGAGGAGTGGAGTTCTTGGTCTCCATGTAGCGCTACCTGCGGTCACCCCAGCCAGAAACGCACGCGCTCCTGCGGATATTCCTGCACCGCCACCGAATCCCGTGTGTGTGACCTGCTGCCGTGCCCAG GGGAGGACAACGCCGAGAACTCCACCCTCTTGTGGGAGACATTGGCCAGCAGGGGAACTCCGGCTCCAGATAGTG CTCACCTGGACAGCTGCGATCGTTGGCTCACCTGTAAGAGTGAATTCCTCAGTAACTATTTGCACCGGGTGTTAACAGAATTGCCCAGTTGCCCCTGCTCTTACCCCTCGGAGGCCGTCTACAGCTCGCTGGTGCTGCGGGATGAGAAGTTGGCGCGCAGTTTCCGGTGGAGGGACGCGAGTGGCAATCGGGAGAGGCTGGACATCTACAATCCGGGCGCACGCTTCTGTCTGCGCTCTTTACTCACCCGGGACAGCAGCAGCCTGGGGGCTCAGCACTGCTGCTATGACCATTCCCTCAAACTGGTAACGCGCGGGCACGCCGCCGCCATCCCCAACCTCATCAGCGCCGACTTCTCCCCCGAACTTCACCACAAGGCCGATGTGCTGCCCTGGATCCTGTGTAAGGGCGACTGGAGCCGAATCCACTCCCTGCGCCCCCCAAACAACGGCCGGGGCTGTCCGGAGAACCCCCCTGAGGAGGAGTACCTGGCCCAGCTCCAGGAGGCCCGCGAATTCTAG